From the Sphingobacteruim zhuxiongii genome, the window GCATTTCTTATACAGCGAATAACACCATCATGAGAACAAAAAAACATATTACTATTATTCCCTTATTTCTGGTTTTACTGATTCAGACGGTCTGGGCACAAGAAAACATACATGGAAGGGTCACGAACGAGAACGCCGACCCATTAAGCCAGGTACAGATTCTGAGCGAAAGTAATCAGGTTCTGGGAATTAGCAACAATAAAGGTTGGTTTCAAATTACGGTTCGACAGATACCATGTAGTTTAATCTTCAAGAAGGCAGGCTTCGAGAAGAAAAAAATTTGGCTAGAGAAGAAAGAGACGGTACGAATCGAGCTCGCAAAATCGTCAGAAAAAATCTTCGAAGTCTATGTCCTGGCCCATCAAAACTATGATAATGTCTACGAAACAAATATGATCGAAGGCTCGGAATTAGTCAATTCTTTCGAGGCGAACCCCATCAATAGCTTACGCGGTCGTGTACCCGGCTTACAGATGAATGCGACTGCTGGGGGTGTTACATCCGGCAGCGGCATGGTTATCCGTGGCATGAAGTCACTAGTAGGTGGCAACCAGCCTTTATTTATCTTAGACGGGATGCCTATAGAAAACGAAACTTCAGGGGCCAATCAGTATGGAGGACAAGACTGGGGAAATACATTGAAAGAACTTAATGTCTATGACATCGAGAATATTCAAGTGTTAAAAAGTGCGGCAGCCGCTCAGAAGTACGGATCTAGAGGGATGAATGGCGTAATTGAGATTAATACCAAAGGCAACAAAATGAAACCTGGGTTATCTATTGATGCTAACATTGGTGGGAGCTACGGGCAGGTATATGGAATGCCGTCCTTACTTAGCCAGAACGACATCCAACAAATCAATGATCCACGTTTAGCCTGGCTATCGACTGCAAGCGACAATTATTACGACTCCTTTGAGCAGTCGAATGCACAAATTGGTCAAATTGCGATTAATTATTTTAAAGGGAAAAACAAATTGCGCTTATGCTACGGTGCGGATTACAATAAGGGGACTTACAAGCGAAACACGCTCGATAAGCACAATTTGATGTTTAAGGGTTTTCAAACTTGGACGAATAAATTTCAAACAGAAATCGGTGCGATATACAATCAAAGTATTTCGAGAAATGCGCCTAGTATTGGTGCTCAAAAATTTGCATCACTGGGAAGAACTTTTATTGAATATCCCATCGATTTTGCTGCTGCCAGCACGAACGATCCTTTGGAAAGTGAAACTGCCTGGTATTTATATGGACAGCAAGCCAAAAAAACAGCTGAAAGCATTCGTTTATTTGCGAAAGGAAACTGGAATATCTTACCCGAACTAGATTTCAAAATTTCCGCAAATTATGCTGACTACGGGATTCGTACACGTGAAAACGCTAGTGGCTATTTTGAACGTATGCTGGGTAATGAAAGCTTCTATCATCAAGAAAGGGCTTATAATAATAGCGCCAAGGAATATAGCATTGATTGGATGGCGAAAGCAGAGCTCGATTACCATAGAAGTTTTGCTAATCAACAGTTCCAAGCGACCTTAGGCTATGACTACTGGCAAACAGAAGGCGGCATTAAGGGATTTTCATACCTCCCAACATCGTCCAACCCATATCGACTCAAAATTGGCGCCGAGCGCGAAGTCATTGAACAATTCCTAAATACAAATGCCTACCAACTGGCGTCTCAGTTTAGTGTGAAGCACGCGAACAGTAAGCATATTCATGGTGCGCATCTGATGCTAAACTATCAATACGGTCAAAATCTGTTTATTAATGCTGGAACACGATTAGACCATGTCAATACCTTAAGTAACTTAGATAAGTTAGGCAAAATCACCCAAATTTATCCCTCCATTGGATTCGCATACCTTTATACTTCGACCCTAAGAAATTGGTTAAATCTCCCAGAGAAAGCATTGGACTTTGCGAAGATTAGAGCAAACTACGGTCATAGTGGTAATGTAACTGGTCTATTCCACTACCAATCTGCAGTAACTGACGATTTGGAACTTCCCTACCCTGGACTAAAAACAGTATACAAACCATACTATACCAATTCAGGATCTTGGGGTCTCAGAAATTACCAAACTGGATTCTCTTATGAATACGCGAAAGAAGTAGAACTTGGAACCGATTTTAGCTGGTTCACAAATAGACTAGCTTTACACTTAACATGGTATAATCGTACGATCGACAACTACTTATACGATATCGTGAGCCCATTGGAGAAATTCAATCAGCCCCTTCGTGATGTACATGCGAAAGTTCGAAACCGAGGTTGGGAGCTACAGCTAACCGCTGTACCATTTAGAACTAATAGCTTCCAATGGACCAGTAGCATTAACTTTGTCGCAAATCGCAATAAATTCCTGGAGATAAATAGCTCTTCTATTAATAGCTTAACCCAATTAGGCAGCCAAGACGACGTTAGTCTCGTTGGAAGTGTCAATGGTAATTTCGGGACTTTATTATCCGGCTATGCTGCCAAAACAAATAGCCAAGGACAATACTTATTAAACTCACATATGGAATATGTTCCTTCGGGTACCGCGAAAGAGATTGGTAACAGTACAGCCAAATGGATTGCTGGATTTGAGAATAAATTTACCTTTAAGAACCTACAGGTTGGCGCATTATTCGATTTCAAAGTCGGCGGCGATATTTATTCTGGAACACATGCCCTACTATATCAGCGAGCAGTTTTATCAGATACCCGATTTGGGCGTTCAGAATCGTTCGGCGGAATAGAACGAAAAATGCCTGTACAACAAATCGATCCAGAAACAGGAAAACAACAAACAATTTATAAATCCAGTTTTGACGGTATTATCCCAACCGGAGTATTCGATGAACATATTCGTTTGTACGGAAAAGACGTCTCCGGTCTTAGTTTTCAAGCAGCTCAAGAACTGATTGGAAAGGATAATAATGGAGAATATCTTTTGCAACCCCTTGCTGCCAGTGAGTATTATGCAGGCTTCCACGAACGTGCAGGTGTACGTGAGCGTTCGATCTTTGAAAATAGTTATATCGCCATTCGAGAGATCAATATTGGATATGCTGTACCAAATACATTGGCAAAACGATGGTTCCGCGCAGAATCGGCACAGATAGGAATTGTAGGTAGAAATTTAGGGTATCTCTATAAGAGCCTTCCTTACAATTTAAATCCAGATGGATCTTACAACAATAGAAATGGTGGATCCTTTGAGTACGCCGCAATGCTACCCGTAAGAACTTATGGAATGTTTATGAAATTTTCATTCTAAAGCATTTAATTATAAGGAGCAGCCTATGTATTACTTCTTGACATATCCTAGCTTGTTCACAAAGGATTGTTGAGAATTAACGCAAGGGGCTGCTCCATATAAAACAGCAATACGACAGCAAATTAAAACTACAAGACTACTCTTCTAAAAAAAGTTAAACCATGAATACTTATAACAAACTCATATTCCTCACTCTATTGATCAGTGCATATTTTGCAGTTGTTCGAAAAATGAAGAGACGAAGCCAACTCCAAAGGAACTAAAGGATATTTATATCCGCGATCTAAATAATGGTGAGGTTACATCTGGTCAACCAACCGGGATTGCCAGTCCTATCTATTTTAACTTAGAGAGTCAACAAACCGTATCCGCAGGGAGCAATTGGGATATCGCATTTGGTGGCATCGCAAACACAGTAATTAGTAGCAACAGTAAGGCTGGTACCTGGATGAAAGTAATGACTGCAGATTACGCGACTATTCAGCAAAAACCGTCGATAACATACGATGAAAGCGAAAGTGGAAATATTGCAAGCTACGACAATGGATGGTATATGTTTGATGTGCAAACACATGTCGTGGAACCCATTCGAGGAAAAACATTTTTCCTACAAACATCAAAAGGAAAGCATTACAAATTAAAAATGATAAGCATCTATAAGGGCGCTCCTGAGTATCCCACATCGATGGACAAGACGACCTTTCTGACTTTTCAATATAGTGCATTCGACTAAGCTGGCGGGCAATACTATTGCTTAATTCTTAAGTTCTATGGGCGGCACGCCATAATATCGCTTAAAGGCATTGGTAAAGTTGTTTTGATGGCTGTAGCCCGTCAATGCCGCCACTTCATAAATTGGCAAACGCTCGTCTAACAAATATGATTTTGCCTTTTTCATTCGAACCTGCATCAGGTAATTGTTAATGGTAATGGAGTAGTATCGGCGAAAATCTTTCCGCAATTTACTCTCACTCGTGAGCAGCTCCGAGGCTAGTTCTCTTTGAGTTGGGGGATTTGCAATCCTGTTCTCGAGGATTATTCGAGCCTGCTCTAGCCTTAAGATATCCTCATTAGAAAATGAAAGACCGGAATCACTTCGAAATTCCAAATACTGTTCAAATTGATACATCAATAAAGCTAAAATACAAGACTCTAAATGTAAACGACGAATCTCCCCTATTTTCTTCGACTCGACTAACTCAACAATCGTTTGTTGCATTTCGAATGTTGCAGTACAGTCTTTCTGCATATAGGAGGTTTGATGCCCTAGATTGAGTTGTTCAATAAACTCTTGAAGCAATAGTGAATCGCGCTTGACAAGACTTAAGAAATATTCCTTGGATAAAACGGCAATAAAGAAATGATAATCTATTCCGTGTTGAATTTCGAGCGTGGAATTAAATGAAGGGATAAATCGAATGTTGTGCCTACTCACCTCGCGGGGATTGACCTTGCTACAAGGACCGTAAAATATAAATTGGCTCATCACCGCATCACCTTCTATTTCCGTTTGGAAATGCACAGGCTTTGAAAAATTCATCTTCGCCTGTAGAATAAACATACCAGATGTTGCTAACTGGAAATTTTCCATATGAACAT encodes:
- a CDS encoding helix-turn-helix transcriptional regulator codes for the protein MIVRSKILELDKCLFEQEVLDIYIPENPVVECRTAIDNDHVHMENFQLATSGMFILQAKMNFSKPVHFQTEIEGDAVMSQFIFYGPCSKVNPREVSRHNIRFIPSFNSTLEIQHGIDYHFFIAVLSKEYFLSLVKRDSLLLQEFIEQLNLGHQTSYMQKDCTATFEMQQTIVELVESKKIGEIRRLHLESCILALLMYQFEQYLEFRSDSGLSFSNEDILRLEQARIILENRIANPPTQRELASELLTSESKLRKDFRRYYSITINNYLMQVRMKKAKSYLLDERLPIYEVAALTGYSHQNNFTNAFKRYYGVPPIELKN
- a CDS encoding TonB-dependent receptor plug domain-containing protein, whose translation is MRTKKHITIIPLFLVLLIQTVWAQENIHGRVTNENADPLSQVQILSESNQVLGISNNKGWFQITVRQIPCSLIFKKAGFEKKKIWLEKKETVRIELAKSSEKIFEVYVLAHQNYDNVYETNMIEGSELVNSFEANPINSLRGRVPGLQMNATAGGVTSGSGMVIRGMKSLVGGNQPLFILDGMPIENETSGANQYGGQDWGNTLKELNVYDIENIQVLKSAAAAQKYGSRGMNGVIEINTKGNKMKPGLSIDANIGGSYGQVYGMPSLLSQNDIQQINDPRLAWLSTASDNYYDSFEQSNAQIGQIAINYFKGKNKLRLCYGADYNKGTYKRNTLDKHNLMFKGFQTWTNKFQTEIGAIYNQSISRNAPSIGAQKFASLGRTFIEYPIDFAAASTNDPLESETAWYLYGQQAKKTAESIRLFAKGNWNILPELDFKISANYADYGIRTRENASGYFERMLGNESFYHQERAYNNSAKEYSIDWMAKAELDYHRSFANQQFQATLGYDYWQTEGGIKGFSYLPTSSNPYRLKIGAEREVIEQFLNTNAYQLASQFSVKHANSKHIHGAHLMLNYQYGQNLFINAGTRLDHVNTLSNLDKLGKITQIYPSIGFAYLYTSTLRNWLNLPEKALDFAKIRANYGHSGNVTGLFHYQSAVTDDLELPYPGLKTVYKPYYTNSGSWGLRNYQTGFSYEYAKEVELGTDFSWFTNRLALHLTWYNRTIDNYLYDIVSPLEKFNQPLRDVHAKVRNRGWELQLTAVPFRTNSFQWTSSINFVANRNKFLEINSSSINSLTQLGSQDDVSLVGSVNGNFGTLLSGYAAKTNSQGQYLLNSHMEYVPSGTAKEIGNSTAKWIAGFENKFTFKNLQVGALFDFKVGGDIYSGTHALLYQRAVLSDTRFGRSESFGGIERKMPVQQIDPETGKQQTIYKSSFDGIIPTGVFDEHIRLYGKDVSGLSFQAAQELIGKDNNGEYLLQPLAASEYYAGFHERAGVRERSIFENSYIAIREINIGYAVPNTLAKRWFRAESAQIGIVGRNLGYLYKSLPYNLNPDGSYNNRNGGSFEYAAMLPVRTYGMFMKFSF